The Schistocerca nitens isolate TAMUIC-IGC-003100 chromosome 2, iqSchNite1.1, whole genome shotgun sequence nucleotide sequence TGCCTTATCATCTCACGATCATTTTGACAGATCTTAATATTTCTTTTCAGCTGTTCCTGGATGACTCCAGAATGAAGAATTTCACTTCCTGTTTCAAAGGTATGTTTAAAAGCATAACGAAATACACGCATTGACGAATATATAGGCCTGCTTGACTGTGAATGGATGTTTTACAGACAAAAAGTTCCTGGAATTCTTTTTTAAACGCCTGAGGATGAATACAACAGAGCGCTACACAGAAGACTTTCCTTACTTGTCACTTTGTGGTCGAGAACGAAATTACGTTAGATGTGATGATTATCCTATTGTATTCACTCATGTAATGAAAGACGCGCAGATGAATAATGTCTTAAGTTATGGCCATGCTGGAAATTTACTGACGGTTAAGTTTGAACCGGAGAAAGTTATAATGCTTGCAGAGACTGGGCGTGTTTATCATCCCGCACCGGAAAGAGTCGGTGGTATTGGCTTAATTAGATCCAAGTTAGCAATTGAATTAAGTAAGTTTTTTATATTTGAAAATGGTGAGCAACAAGAACCAACACATTTATCATGGGATGGTAAGATATATGAGTTAATAACGGATTGGTACAAAGAAGCAAAACAGCAGGAACTTGAGTGTTCAAATTAAATTAGATTCACCCATATATTATTGTGAGAGAAATTACTGACATGTTCAAATCCACTTCCAAAGACAAATATTTCTAGCAACTTGCCTCATGCTGAATATGTCACCAGGCTTGCTTGGATTGGAAGATAAGTGATTGTTTAGTGTAAAATGTTGAGCTTCTTAGTTTCTTCATAAAATAAGATGTAAATTGGTTTATACAATAACTACTTCTTGTTACATATTACCTTTGGAGTAGCAAGTCACCAGTTCAATTGTTAATTGGCATTGTTTAGTCCAGTATTTGTGATTGTTATTAACACTGTTGTATTTTTACAGAATAAAGTTATGTTTTTCCAAAATCTCCATTGCAGAATAAAGTTACCTTTTCCAAAAACTCTATGTATTTATTACACTTACCTACTGCGTTGAATCCTCAGCATCATTACAGCAAGGTGAAGTAAAATGGTGAAAAGTGGTAATGTCACTTGTGATTAATGCTGTTTTGTTAAACAGACATATGGAATAGTTTGTTCTCTTGAGCACTTGCATATCAAGAGTCTACTACTTCTTTTTTCATATCTCATAGAAACTCATAGATGCCTTGTTCCATCAGAGCTCATACTTTGTAACCTACACGAATTTCtcaaaaatgaatcaaaatcaCTCAGAGTGTGAGGGTACATTAACTGACTATACTCAAAATATTGTTGGTGTACTGTATATTGTGAATCATTGCCTAGATTGAAGTAGGCAATCTTAACTGGCAGTGAGTCTTGAAATCAGGTGCAAGTTTTGTGTGATTTACAACTACTTAACTACGTAAATTAGTAACATAACCAGCTATTGGAAATTAATTAAAACAGACACTGATTGTGATGAGATTATGATAACAGTTGGAAACATATTTGAAGTAATTAAATGTTCATATACACGCCAAATTGAGCAATTACAGGAACAATGAAGACAAGTAAGCTATGCTGTTCAGTATGAATATGACTACTGCCCAACGTAGGAAGGAACTTCAATGTGTAAATAATGAGCGAAAATGGAATCAATTGATTAAAATATGAATTTGACTATTGCCCAAAATAGGAATGAACTCCAGTGTGAAAATAATGAGCTAAAATGGAATCAATTGATCAAAGTCTCATCTCTGTATGCTTTGCACTTGGATGTCTCCCTCACTTTTTAGTCGtaagatatatattttatttacataGTTACATTTCTTATTGTTGTAAGGAAATGTCTTTTGATGTTAATAGCTTTAGCCAATGAAGCAATTATTCTGGAAAAGTCAGCAGTAAGAAACCTTTGTAATGTGTGACATGGTCATAATGATGGGACAGCAATTCAAGTTTTTGTCTTTGATCACTAGAATTATTTGATTTGGTTATTAATTTCAATTAATAATGATCATTTCCTGTGATAAAACTAATGGAGAAACAATTTACGTGACCATACAGTGGGACCATAGATGGTGTCATGCCCAGAACATGAAGGAATTAAAAGACTATGCAAGGTCGTACAACAGATAAGTACAGAAGCAATTGCATTTAGTCACTGGCCCACCATACGAGTCACATACAGTTGTTTGCCCTTCAGTTTTATCATGTAAAATATTTTTGATGCAATTGTTGactctttttatgttgttttttataCAATTTTATTAACACAGTCTGATATGAAGATGATCATTACTGATCTAAACCAGTCTCTGTATATGAAAGGAAATTAAGAGGCCGGCTGCCTCTTCGTTGCACAGCCCAAACCAGTAAGGATAGAAAGTTGAAATATGGAGGTTATGGTGAGCTTATACTACAGGCACAGTTTAGGAAGACTTTTTCAAAATTCCACCCATATGGGGATGAATGATTTTTTgaagtaaatcattattaaagcATTTTGAAGCTTGAAATTCAACCATTAAGGGGGTAAATAGCAGGTGaaagatttttttaataaataattattaaagttcaaataaagtattttaaacctacatctatgaaaactgctatttgattcagttaaaaatttaaaaaagctgttTCAAAATTCAACCTCGAAGGGAGGCGAAACAGGGAATCAAAagtattatgaaaatatttcattatgaaagcatttttaaagctaaacctaAGAAACCAgttagaaattttgaaaaatatatgtgtttcagtgttcttggaaattcaacccctaaattttttatttaataaaattgcagccaaatagccatatacagttactttgcttaatattttacatttacattttacatttttgcatattcatttatcgatttcactcttttactgcacagttctatgtgatatcgttcacaggctttgttacacagttcacatacacatgttgcggttgggtcatgataagttttgttcttgcagattagatgatgaaagccgtgaatagaaagtctagttacgacatgtcgctgttcgaagtttgtaAAATCTAAAAACTTCTGATCAAATACTACAAGAACATCTCAATTGATCTCTATCACTTTTTATTAATCCAATCTAGTAAGGGACCCATACTATTGAGCAGTACTCAATAAATGGTCAAACAAGTATTTTGTAAGGCACTTCTGCCATGGATTAATTACATTCCTTTAAGATTTTTTCTATGAGTCTCAAGTCTGCCAATTTGTCCTtcacattatttgttttatgtggtcattccacttaagggtgCTCCAGatggttacacctagatattttacggtagtcaTTGTTTTCACCAATAGTGTAATTGTACAATAGTGCATTACTCCCATGGAAGGGCAagatgttatatttatttatggtCAGGGTAAACTGCCAGTCTCTAACCATTCAACAATCCACTACAGATCTTCATGCAATTCACTACAGCCTTCTTCCATTGCCACCTTTTTACAGACAGTGTCTGCaaacagcctcatggagcttctgaaattatccactagatcatttatatatactgcaaACAGTAATAGCCCTATGACACTTACctgtacatctgtcgattttgtttcattgtgaGTGACAAATTAAGTTGTACCTGCAAGGGAGTCTTCTGTCTAGTCACAAATGTGTTCTGATATTCAAAATGCTTGAATTTTTTTTACCAGATgacagtgaggaactgtgtcaaatgcATGTGCAGACTGaattgacaaatgaaaatttgtaccaaattcTCATTCTCTGCTTCAGTGTACACACAAACATCATAGATGTTAGTGACTtgcaaaggtctctggaaccacataaTTTCATCTGCATCAAATGCTTTTGTACAGTCAAGAAACAAAGCATCAACCTGAGCGTTGATATCTGTGGCACTCTGGATCCATTGCAGAACAGCGCTGTCTGTGCTTTGTTAAGATCTccatttgcagaatccatgttgatttttacagaggaaatttttattctccaaaaacgtcataatacacTAACGTAAAACCTGTTCCATAGTTCTACGACAGATTGATGTCAGAAATACTGGCCTATAATTATGGGCATCTGTTCTATGATCCTGTTGAGAAACAGTAATGAACTGGTTTTTTTGTTCCGCTATAGTTTGCTATGACTGAAAGGACGGAACATATTCAAAATCTTCAGCTGTTTCAGATTTCAGTATTTTGGGCTTCTTTCTAtgttttggtgccagtatggtcatTGAGTGACTGAATAGGTGAGTTTGATCTGCTTaatgattttatgtaagaccaaaacttcttagggtttttagtcagatcggttggcaaaattatattttcaaaatcattgAGAGCTTCTCTGATTGCTCTTCTTGCACTCATTTTCACATCATTCATCTTTTGCTCGTCAGGTAGGTTTTGACATTTCCTAAATCTGAAATGAAGCTTCCTTTGCTTCTGTAGCAGCTTTCTATCATGTCTACTGAAGCACAGTGGGTCTTTCTCAACCCTTAAAATCTTGCTCAGAACGTACTTCTCTAAGGCATATTGAATTGTGCTTTTGGGTTTCATCAGAATATAGACAAACCACCGTTTGTAtcctgttactcttgctaaacaaaaatattttcctatgtTTCTTAACAGTCCTCATAACACCTGCAGTGATTGATTCTGTCACAGCCGTATGATCACATGCCCTCTTCTATGTTAACAGGTTTGAAAAGTTCAAGTCTGTTTGTTGCTACAGGCTCTAAGATGTTGCCTTCACAACAGAGTAATATCACATGAAGCCCTGTCTCTGGCAACAGTTTTAATTACAAGACTTTCCCATTCTATAGCTGGTTAATTGAGATCCTCTCTGTTACAATAGTGTGATCAGGAAATTTATTCACAAAATTCTGCAAGTTTTCTCTGAAGTGCTTGGCCACATTTCCTGATGGAGGTGGTATATTAAAAAcacccaattaccatgtctgacctgcctttgatgcttaactttacccagattatttcacactcGGGATCTGTAATAACCTCACTAGatgttattgaattctttactgtaaTAAATAAGCCGCCACCATTGACATCTAACCTacctttacaatatatataaaaaacaaagatgctgtgacgtaccaaacgagaaagcgctggtagatagactcaataaaaaaacacacacacaaatttcaagctttcgcaccccaaggttgcttcatcaggaaagagggaaagacgaaaggatgtaggttttaggagagagggtaaggagtcattccaatcccgggagtggaaagacttaccttagggggaaaaaaggacaggtatacactagcacacacacacatatccatccgctcatatacagacacaggcagaaatatgtaaaggcaaagaggttgggcagagatgtcagttgaggcggaagtacagaggcaaagatgttgttgaatgacaagtgatgtacgaggggcggcaacttgaaattagcggaggttgaggcctggtgggtaatgggaagagagaatatattgaagggcaagttcccatctccgtagttctgataggttggtgttaatgggaagtaaccagataacccggatggtgtaacactgtgccaagatgtgctgcctgtgccccaaggcatgtttagccacagggtgatcctcattaccaacaaacactgtctgcctgtgtccattcatgcgaatggacagtttgttgctggtcattcccacatagaaggcttcacagtgtaggcaggtcagttggtaaatcacatgggtgctttcacacgtggctctgcctttgatcgtgtacaccttccgggttacaggactggagtaggtggtggtgggagggtgcatgggacacgttttacaccgggggcggttacaagggtaggagccagagggtagggaaggtggtttggggatttcatagggatgaaccaagaggttacgaaggttagatggacagcggaaagacactcttggtggagtggggagcttttcatgaaggatggatctcatttcagggcaggatttgaggaagtcgtatccctgctggagagccacattcagagtctgatccagtcccagaaagtatcctgtcacaagtggggcacttttggggttcttctgtgggaggttctgggtctgaggggatgaggaagtggctctggttatttgcttctgtaccagatcgggagggtagttgcgggatgcgaaagctgttattggtgtaatggttcaggaatTCAggtctggagcagattcgtttgccacgaagacctaagctgtagggaagggaccgtatTCCAGTCTCTATTTAGGAATTTGTTGCTATTCACTTCAGTTTTAAGCAACCTTCTGTCCCTAACACTATCTGGCCATTATTATCTTTAATAATCAACACAGTGACTTTATTTAGTATAGATTaaggaatggtttgtttcattaaAAACACTGAGCTTAGCAATGTTGCCATTC carries:
- the LOC126234266 gene encoding UPF0598 protein CG30010 — encoded protein: MCCLLRDLRTLNQILYVNVSTKGNSVFKNWSRCVSYVQGQSPEPNIREYFYYVDHQGMLFLDDSRMKNFTSCFKDKKFLEFFFKRLRMNTTERYTEDFPYLSLCGRERNYVRCDDYPIVFTHVMKDAQMNNVLSYGHAGNLLTVKFEPEKVIMLAETGRVYHPAPERVGGIGLIRSKLAIELSKFFIFENGEQQEPTHLSWDGKIYELITDWYKEAKQQELECSN